One genomic window of Halobellus limi includes the following:
- the ilvN gene encoding acetolactate synthase small subunit, whose translation MSSQENDETDDLPKHGLKGPSPDERPHPEGRRNSQGIRIDPEAEAEPEQRRAVLSALVEDDPGVLSRIAGLFSRRQFNIESLTVGPTTVENHSRITMVIEESDPGIDQAEKQLAKLKPVIAVGELDDDAVRTELVLLKVEGDEPDKVHAVTEMYDGQTLDAGPRTITVQLTGDEQKIDDAIDAFRQFGIIEIARTGYTALARGDQATVPGEKPGTADEPTQPTNAQ comes from the coding sequence ATGAGCTCCCAGGAGAACGACGAGACCGACGATCTGCCGAAGCACGGACTGAAGGGACCCTCGCCGGACGAGCGGCCGCACCCCGAGGGACGCCGTAACTCCCAGGGGATCCGGATCGATCCGGAGGCCGAGGCCGAGCCCGAACAGCGCCGCGCGGTGCTGTCGGCGCTCGTCGAGGACGACCCGGGCGTGCTCTCGCGCATCGCGGGGCTGTTCTCCCGCCGGCAGTTCAACATCGAGAGCCTCACCGTCGGGCCGACGACCGTCGAGAACCACTCGCGGATCACGATGGTCATAGAGGAGTCCGACCCCGGGATCGATCAGGCGGAGAAGCAACTCGCCAAACTCAAGCCGGTGATCGCCGTCGGTGAACTCGACGACGACGCCGTGCGGACCGAACTCGTCCTCCTGAAAGTCGAGGGCGACGAACCCGACAAGGTGCACGCGGTCACGGAGATGTACGACGGGCAGACGCTCGACGCCGGCCCGCGGACCATCACGGTCCAGCTCACCGGCGACGAGCAGAAGATCGACGACGCGATCGACGCGTTCCGCCAGTTCGGCATCATCGAGATCGCACGCACGGGCTACACGGCGTTGGCGCGCGGCGATCAGGCGACGGTCCCCGGCGAGAAACCCGGCACCGCAGACGAACCGACGCAACCGACGAACGCACAATAA